A genomic window from Chelonoidis abingdonii isolate Lonesome George chromosome 26, CheloAbing_2.0, whole genome shotgun sequence includes:
- the LOC116824798 gene encoding adhesion G protein-coupled receptor E3-like: MDIQCNTVTRAPTEDSVAVAFISYSTLDSIINKRFLNDGDLTADEKLRNFHLNSRVVSGAIRAGRHMNVSKPVNFTLRHRQLSKEEEETPCVHWKVIAGKGTWAEDGCTALHTNSTHTICSCDHLSSFTLFMGLTGVEESYTLTIVTHVGLTLSLLCLLLAILTFLLCRSIRNVSTSLHLQLCLCLFLADLLFLTAVKCTGIRVVCAVIAGLLHYLFLACFSWIFLEGLHLFLTVRNLKVMNYTSASRFKKRFMYLVGYGFPALVVAISAGVNPEGYRTSTHCWLSLDRGFHWSFLGPVCAIILINLTFFLVTLWILRDKLSSLNEDVSTLKDTSSHWMWFLVPANVSWGEGSGGQCLQGLM; this comes from the exons ATGGACATTCAGTGCAATACAGtcaccagagcacccacagaag attcTGTGGCTGTTGCTTTTATTTCTTACTCCACCCTGGACTCCATCATTAACAAGAGATTTCTCAATGACGGAGATCTAACAGCTGATGAGAAATTGAGGAATTTTCACCTGAATTCTAGGGTGGTGAGTGGGGCTATCAGAGCTGGGAGGCACATGAACGTCTCCAAACCTGTGAACTTCACCCTGCGCCATAGACAGCTGAGT aaagaggaggaagagactcCCTGCGTTCACTGGAAAGTCATCGCTGGGAAAGGCACCTGGGCTGAGGATGGCTGCACTGCTCTGCACACGAACAGCACTCACACCATCTGCAGCTGTGACCATCTCTCCAGCTTCACACTCTTTATGGGTCTCACTGGAGTGGAG GAGAGTTACACACTGACCATCGTCACTCATGTGGGACTGACCCTCTCCCTGCTGTGCCTCCTGCTCGCCATCCTCACCTTCCTCCTGTGCCGTTCCATCCGCAATGTCAGCACCTCCCTCCAcctgcagctctgcctctgcctcttcctggccGACCTGCTCTTCCTCACCGCAGTGAAGTGCACCGGCATTCGG GTGGTCTGTGCTGTCATTGCTGGCCTCCTACACTACCTCTTCCTGGCCTGCTTCAGCTGGATCTTCCTGGAGGGGCTGCACCTCTTCCTCACCGTCAGGAACCTGAAGGTCATGAATTACACCAGTGCCAGCCGGTTCAAGAAGAGATTCATGTACCTGGTCGGCTACGGATTCCCAGCCCTGGTGGTGGCTATTTCTGCAGGTGTGAATCCTGAAGGCTACAGAACTTCCACACA CTGCTGGCTCAGCCTGGACAGAGGCTTTCATTGGAGCTTCCTGGGACCAGTCTGTGCCATAATCCTG ataaatttaacattttttcttgtaACCCTCTGGATCCTGAGAGACAAACTCTCCTCCCTTAATGAAGATGTGTCCACTCTCAAAGACACCAG